Genomic DNA from Nomascus leucogenys isolate Asia chromosome 10, Asia_NLE_v1, whole genome shotgun sequence:
CCAGCTAATTAAAATCCTAACACCCAAATCATAGAATAAAATTCTCAGatgtggccaggtgcaatggctcatgcctgcaatcccagaactttgggaggccgaggcaggaggatcacttgaggtcaggactttgagaccagcctggtcaacatggtaaaaccccgtcactactaaaaacacacacaaaaccaagcagggtgtggtggcgtgtgcctgtagtcccagcaccttgggaggctgagcaaagagaatcgcttgaacctgggaggcagaggttgcagtgagccgagatcgcgccactgcactctagcctgggtgacagagtgagattctgtctgaaaaataaagaaagaaagaaataagcaaacaaacaaacaaatgaattctCAGATGCATGCAGAAAGAGCAATTCCATGGTAGCAAGATtctataaaagaaacaaaacggAGGCAGCTCAGGGTAGGCAGCCTGCCTCACCCACAGCTCACAAGGAAACCCACACTCCAATAGTTATACATTCCCAAGCTTAGGAACCACTTGGACTGTGGAGACACAGGCCAGGCTGGCCCACTCCTAGGCAGTGTGTGAGGCAAATGTGAGCAGTCAGAAAATTCTGGGACTTCTACTAACACCCTTGTAGCCCCTCCTCACAGTGTGGACACAGTCCTTCCACCAGGGTCTCAATGCCCACCAAAGACCACTCACTCACTGTGAGTCAGTGGAAGGTTCTGACCTATGGTGTCTTTTttctgacaccagatgtgtgGTGCTTGCTGAACACCAACCAATTCTCCAGCACTAAGCAGTTATGCAACCACTCAATCCAGAAACCACCCAGAGTTAGCAGAGACTCCATGAGTTCCTGGCTCACCCAACACAGCCCCACTCGGCAGATGCCACTCAAAGCCCCAGGGGCCACCTGTACTTCTCAGCAACTGCATTTAGACCTGGGTCCTGTACAACACCTTACTCAGGTTCCATAATTTGATAGAACTACCTACAGTTCACTTACAGTTACCCACTTATTATGAAGGATACAACTCAGCAGCAGCCAAATCAAAGACATTGATAGGGGCAGAGTGAGGGGTGTAGAAAGGAGATGGGGGTAGGTGGGTAATCCTGACAATAGCTGTGATTCAAGAAATCCATCCTTTATGTTGTGCAGGGGCACCTTACTGCAATGAAACACTCTTCCCACGATGACTTAGATGATGCCACGTTTGTCACCTATGACAAACCAGACACAGACTAGAAATTGCAGTATTTACCTCACAAACCGTTAGGCGAAAAGCTTTGTCTTTAGTGATCAGtcaaaatgaaatatctattaaCCAAAGCATGCTTcagtttctctccttcctccaggtccctgaacttttttgtttttttgagatagagtcttgttctgtcacccaagctagagtgcattagcacgatcttgactcactgcaacctccacctccctgcttcaagtgattctcatgcctcagtctccagaatagctggggttacaggtatgtgccaccatgcccagctaatacttGTATTTTTCGTAtggatggtgtttcaccatgcttgccagggtggtcttgaactcctgacctcaagtgatctgcccatctcagcctcccaaagtgctgggattacaggcatgagccaccacacccagccaccccTGAATTTTTGACTGATCCCTTCTAGGCTTATATGCAACCccactttatgtatttatttaatatttttatttttacttgcaaGTTCAGTACCTAGACTCTTTTTATGACCTCTCCTAATGACAAGCTGATTTCAAGGTCTAGAATTGAAAGttatttcttggccaggcacggtggctcacgcctgtaatcccagcactttgagaggccaaagcaggcagatcacgaggtcaggagatcgagttcatcctggctaacacagtgaaaccccgtctctactaaaaaaaatatagaaaaaattcactgggcatggtggcgggcgcctgtagtcccagctactcgggaggctgaggtaggagaaaggcatgaacttgggaggcggaggttgcggtgagccgagatcgtgccactgcactccagtctgggcgacagaccgagaccccatctcaaaaaaaaaaaaaagttaattcttACCTAAACCTACATTTGTTTCACTAGAAACATCTAGCAAAAGCTCCATGACAAAAACTGTCACTTGGGGAGGGCATCACTGGGTACTGTATCTGCCTGTGGATCCCTAGCTTTCCAGGGATCTGAGGTTCTCTCAGTATAAAGCGCTCCTCCCATGGTCAATTTGAGCAGCTGAAACACCTACAGTGGGGACACCATGGGAAGAACTAGGTgagctttatttacttttttggagagagagtctcgctctgtcacccaatctgaagtgcaatggcatgatctcggctcactgcagcctccgccccctgagttcaagcagttctcatgcctcagcctcccgaatggctgagattacaggctcgaaccactacacctggctagtttttgtatttttagtagagatggggtttcaccatgttggccaggttggtctcaaactccttacctgagatgatccatctgcctcggcctcccaaagtgctgggattacaggtgtgagctttCAATGACCTCTCTTTGTAGGTTTCTCATTGGCCTTAGTTTGCAGTCACTGGACTCAGGCCTCTGTTTCAATGAGAAAATACCCAGTGTTTGAAGAATCCAGCAAAATCTCTCAAACTCGGTTTATTATAGGCTGGAAGGAAATTATAAGGCACTTACCTATCACCCCTCATCAGGGAAAGTATCTAACCCTTTCACTCAATAAACATATTGAGAAATGTGTTTACACTACCATGTAATTGCTCCTTCGGTGTGCATGTCAAAAAGATTAACTCTCTTCCTTGTTCTTGGGCTGTAAGTGATTAGAAAACACTGAGAAGTGCCAGAGGTACGATCCTTTTGAGACCACTACCACACCTCCTTACAAAAAGTTAACGCAATCATCCTTGAAATTTGGTAAGCTGCAATTTGGCAAGCGGCAACCAATGAAATCATTGAAATATATGCACTGGCCTTGCATGGAAAATGTAACCCTATTAAGCATCTTCATTTTGCCCTACAGAAGTGAAGACTTAACTTCTCCAGTTAAGAGTGGGAGCAGTGACCCCACTCTTCAGGATGTCTGTTTCCCCAGTGGCTACCCTCAAACTTTGTGTTCACATAAACTCAATATTTAATCATATTCTCTGAATCTTATTATCTTATTAAGGTGGACATTATTACTTCATTACAATTTCCATAACAAAGCACATACTACACATTAACCATACGTGAACATAAACATATCACAACAGTTGCCAGCCAGGTCTTACCCCACAGATAACAGGAAGAGAAGAGTTATCCACCGTTACAAGTTCTCCAACCTGCCAAGGAGGACTGATATTTTTCTGAATCTTTGTAATTCACTGATTTATCTACTATACTTTGTTGTGgaagtttattcattttctccagCTGTAATAAAAGATTTTCCCTACTTCTTTTCCCAAGCAGCATTCCCAAAGCTAAGCCCTGAAACTGTTAGAAATGATGCATaaacggccaggcacggtggctcacacctgtaatcccagcactttgggcatggtggcgtgccctgtggtctcagctattagggaggctgaggtggaaggatagcttaAGCCTGgaagatgaaggctgcagtgagctgagattgtgccactacatcccagcctgggcactagagccagaccctgtctcaaaaaaaaaaaaaaaaaaagaaagaaagaaagaaaaagaaatcatccaCGAAAAAGGATAGACCAAGAAATGTACTACATGGtctctaaggaagaaaaaaattaaacaagaattttcaggctgggcacggtatctcacgcctgtatcccaggaCTTTCagatgccgaggtgggcggatcacaaggtcaggaatttgagaccagcttacccaatatggtgaaatctggtctctactaaaaatacaaaaattagccaggcatggtggcgtgcacctgtagtcccagctattcgggaggctgaggcaggaaaattgcttgaacctggcaggcagaagttgcagtgagccaagattgagccattgcattccagcctgggcaataagagtaaaactttgtttcaaaaaaaaaaaattttttttttgaaacaaacgCTATGTAAGACAAATGATATTTTCCTGAAATCTGTCTTTATCTGGGCTCTGTGCaaaattttcttatctttccaATTGTAATGAAAATGCAATttacaattcatttaaaaaatctgaagcTGCAAtaagtgaataattttttttttttcttttttaacaaaggCTCTCACTCaattgcccaggatggagcgcaggggtacaatcacagctcactgcagcatcaacctcccaggcttcggttatccttctgcctcagcctcctggatatggtacgtgccaccatatccagctaattttttgtatttttttgtagagagagggaaTCGTCATGTTGCTgtggctggtcttgagctcctgggctcaagtgatcctcctgccttggcctcccaaattgctgggattacagatgtgagccactgtgcccagcaatgaATAATTCTTTATAAGGGGACAAACCCtgattgggcatggtggctcatgcctggaatcccagcactttgggaggctgagctgggaggactgcttgagacaaACAATTAGAgagcagccagggcaacatagcataatcctgtctctattacttaaaattctaaatgaaagTCTGAAGGAAAAGCAGAATTTCCCACTTATTCTGAGGGAgccttcatctacataacaaggtCTGCTTTGCTGGCCaagctccttcctttcctcttgcaGAATCTGTCTTGCTATTAAACCTGACTTACCCATCAAACCTGGGATTTTTTGGCCATGCCACGTCTGCATTCTTTCCTACCCTGGAATGGTATATAGGTTTTTGTCTTATTGTTGggtgggtcttcattctgaaggctcccatatatacatgttaaataaatttgtataacttttctcctattaatctgcttAACTTCCTTGatctgaaatttttttcctgttttttcacCTTGTTTTATAAAAAAAGCACAAAAGTAAAACATGCATATGTAAAAATGAGCATTTTCATATCTCATAAATCAAGGTATTTTCCATATATAACCAGAAAATGCTGTTCatatttaataattctttaaCATCAACACATAGAGTAATATTAAAACCCTATTAATTGTGTAAAGTGGAATTCTGAAAGCTTACCTTTGAGTACATTTCATTTCCTCTGTTATACATTGAAGAGTGTGTGGTGTTATGCTATGTATTTGTTTTCATCCAGGGTAATGTTGGGTGTGTTAGGCCTCTGGGGAAGGCCCCTGAACTTCTGCCCTCTTTCCACTCTAATGTTTCCCCACCTTTTTGATTGTGGGTCTTAAAACCCTCCCATGAGAGGGTCCCACTGACTTCGTGAAGAATTTTAGTCTTGGAAATACTCATGATATTCCCTATCTGTAGCTGTTTGTCTCAAGTTAGTTCAGAATAAACCACGAGTGTGTGGATTGCTAAAATAACTTATTTCTAAATGCTGAAAGTCAAAAATTGCAGATTTCCTTGTTTAACCAGATGCAGAAAAGCATATGTTATAAAGGATCAGTACTCGAACAGGCACCAACATCACTGCCTTCCAAAATTAGTGGCCTTCCTGGCATATGAACACCCTTTGGGCCTGTGCTCCAGTGTCTCTTTGGGTTGCTCCTTGGGCTCTTTGTGAAAGATCAAGACACCCCCATAGTCTAGGCCAATGTCAGGCTCTCCAGTGTGTCCTGTTCATCACCCTCACCCTGCACTTCTATTGTCACTGTCACTGGCCATTCCAACACTGTGCTTGCATCCTGTGGAAAGTCACATTTGGGGTCAAGTGAATGGTGGTGTTTCTACTCTTTGGTGAAAAGTATCAGGGTGCATTTGGCCTTCAAGGCAGAAGGATGAGACAGGGGTTAGATCCAGGTGCacccaactctttttttctttgtgatgcagtctcgctctgttgatcAGGCTagagagtgcaatggtgtgatctcagttcaatgtaacatctgcctcccaggctcaagcgattctcctgtctcagcctcctgagtagctgggattataggcacacaccacgatgcccagttaatttttgtatttttagtagagacggggtttcaccatgttggccaggctggtcttgaactcctgacctcaaatgatccacccacctcagccttgcaaagtgctgggattacaggtgtgagccactgcacctggtcaggtGCCTCCATCTCTGCCACTGCCCTGTCTTCCCTGCTGTGAGTCACTTTGTGTGATCTGACAATCAATGACTCCACCCTTCACTGATGTGGATACATTATCTGGGACTGGGTATGTCATCTCCACACACAGATAGGGTTTGGTCAGTGATTGATGTTGCATCCTTTGGTGCCTGGATTTTGACcttagtgttttttaaataaggttTCTGAAGAGCAGCTTCATTGGTACCTTAAGGGAAGTGACTGAATTGTTCTATGCCATTGCATAATACATAAAAGTTACTTTTCCATGTTGCTGTTAACTTTGCACTGCTGAGATAAGCAGGCTGTCGACAAGTTAGCATCAACAGCACATTATCAGAGAAAGAAAGCTTGTATTTAGACAATTTACACAACTGTATTAGCTTCCTATGACTTAGTAAagcaatttgaaaaaatatagctTTATAAGGCACAAATGAATTTGTATGTTTTAACTAAGGTACTTTCTAGTAAACAGTGCCCATACATTTTAGGAAATATTTCAGTCTTTAGAGAATAAGTAAGGCAAAAATCGGTCCAAGAGTCTACAGCTTACCTCCCCTCATCACAAggccaagtctttttttttgagacggagttccactcttgttgcccatgcaggagtgcaatggcgccatcttggctcactgcaacctctgccctcccccgagattcaagtgattctcctgtctcagcctcctgactagctaggattacatgggcatgccactacgcccgactaatttttgtatttttagcagagatggggtttcatagtattggtcaggctagtctcaaagtaTTGACCTcaggtggccaggtgcggtggctcacacttgtaatcccagcactttgggaggccgaggcgggcggatcacgaggtcaggagatcgagaccacggtgaaatcccatctctactaacaatacaaaaaattagccgggcgtagtggcgggcgcctgtagtcccagctactcggagaggctgaggcaggagaatggcgtgaacccgggaggtggagcttgcagtaagccgagatcgcgccactgcactccagcctgggcgacagagcgagactccatctcaaaaaaaaaaaaaaaaaaaaagtattgacctcaggtgatccacctgcctcagcctcccagtgtgctgggattacaggtgtgagccaccgtgtccagccaaaGCCAAGTCTTTTACCATTGGAGAGACACAAGTCACACACCAGGCATATGAGATGATGCTCCTCAGTGACCATGATGGATCAggacaaaaaaagagaacattttataactatatttctaaatgtgataaaagaaaacatatttcaagtCACAAACATGAccaaaatttttctcttcttactaATGTGACTTGTAATTCTCATACATCCCACAGTCATTTATGACTTGTGGTCATATTTACCACTACAGTATATTACACCCTTGCTGACAGCAGGTATGGCACTGGTGGTTCTGGGGAAGAAGGCACTCAGAGGTATATGAGATAACTTTTGGtataatgagtgaatgaaaaatCAGGGttgaggccaggcccagtggctcatgtctataatcctagcattttaggaagctgaggtgggcagattacgaggtccagagtttgagaccagtctggctaacatcgtgaaattccgtctctactaaaaaatacgaatACTAGCTGGGCcaggtggggcatgcctgtagtcccagctactcaggaggctgaagtaggagaatcgcttgaacctaggaggcagaggtggcagtgagctgagattgcgccactgcactctatcctgggccaAAGAATgagactatgaaaaaaaaaacagcaaaattagggttgagataaaaaataagtacataagcatgaaaagtaaaatttctcttttttttttgagatggagtcttgctctgctgccaggctggagtgcagtggtgtgatctctgctcactgcaacctctgcctcccaggttcaagtgattctcctgcctcagcctcccgagaagctgggactaccagtgtgggccaccatgcccagctaatttttgtatttttagtagagacagggtttcaccacgttggtcagaaTGGTATCAatctcttcaccttgtgatccgtctgccttggcctcccaaagtgctgggattacaggcgtgagccactgcgcccagtgtGAAAAGTAAAATTTCCATGAGGAAAAAGATGCCTGACATTTTATCCACATGGTAATACTGACTCACAAtgtccaaataataataatgtaacatTATAAGCTTGATCTAATACATAAAACCAATGGGATATTTTATTATAGcttcttatttaaaaagaataacatgTTAGTATACAGTTATGATAACGTTAATTGTTTATATTCATTATCTGTATTCAAAGAATCTTGGCAGATCTGAAGGCTTTCCCATACTGCTTACATTCATAGAGTTTCTCCCAAGTGTGAACCCTTCCATGCCGTTGAAGGTGCAAGGCAcatctgaaggctttcccacattgcttacattcatagggtttcacTCCAGTGTAAGTCCTTTCATGATATCGAAGGGAACTAGAATacactcatagggtttctctcccaTATGAGTCCTTTCATGACGttgaaaagaagtaaaagaaatgaaggctttcccacactgcTTACATTGATAGGGTTTCTCCCCAGTGTGAGTCCTTTCATGATATCGAAAAGAACTGGAAAATGTGAAAGCTTTGCCACACTGCTTGCATTCATAGCGTTTCCTTCTGGTGTGAGTCTATTCATGTCCATAAAAGGAACCAGGCTAGCTGAATGCTTTCCCACAATCCTTACATTCATATGGTTTCTCTCCCATATGAGTCCTTGCGTGTATatgcaaggaagaaaaataattgaatgctTTTCcgcattccttacattcatagtGTTTCTCTCCAATGTGTGTTCTTGCATGTACTTGAAGAATCTTGGCAGATGTGAATCCATTCCCACAATACTTACATTCATAGGGCTTCTCTCCTCTGTGCTTCCTTTCATGTATTTGAAAAGAAGAGAATTTACAGAACGCTTTttcacattccttacattcatagggtttctctccagtgtgagtccttTCATGCATCTGAAGGTTTGAGGCAgatctgaaggctttcccacattgcttacactcatagggtttctctccagtgtgagtcctACCATGCTTTCGAAGGTTTGAGGCAcaactgaaggctttcccacattgcttacactcatagggtttctctccagtgtgagtccttTCATGCATTCGAAGGTGTGAGGCAgatctgaaggctttcccacattgcttacatttatagggtttctctccagtgtgagtccttTCATGATATCGAAGGGAATTGCAACATCTGAAGGCTTTACCACATTGGttgcattcatagggtttctctccagtgtgagttttttcatgtgtttgaaaTGACTTGGCAGAATAAAAGCCTTTCCCACATATCGTACATTTATAAGGTCTTTCTCCAGAGGGCATTCTTATGTGTTTTTCTGTCCTTTCATGAATTTGAAGGTGCTTCACAtatctgaaggctttcccacattccttacattcatagggtttctctccagtatgagtccTACCATGCACTCGAAGGTGTGAAGTAgatctgaaggctttcccacattccttacattcatagggtttctctccagtgtgagtcccACCATGCACTCGAAGCTGTGAGGCAgatctgaaggctttcccacactgcttacactcatagggtttctctccagtgtgaatccTTTCATGATATCTAAAGGAACTGGAAAGATTGAAGGCTTTACCACATTGCTTGCATTTATAgcgtttctctccagtgtgagttttttcatgtgtttgaaaTGACTTGGCAGAATAAAAGCCTTTCTCACATATCTTACATTTATAAGGTCTTTCTCCAGAGTTCATTCTTATGTGTGTTTGAAAACTTATAAGATAGGATAAGGCCTCCCCATAttgcttacattcatagggttttttCCCAGAGTGTGTCCTTTCATGTCTACGAACAGAACTGGTATATGCAAATGCTTTTCCACATTCTTTGCATTGATAAGGCTTCTCTCCCATGTGACTCCTTTCATGTCTATGATAGGAACTGGAACTATGAAATGCTTTATCACATTTGCTACATTCATAAGGCTTCTCCCCAGTGTGAGTTCTTTCATGTATTTGAAGGGTAGCAAAATAACTAAAGGATTTACCACATTGTTTACATtcatatggtttctctccagtgtgagttctttCATGGATAAGATACAAACTGAAAGAATGGAAGCCTTTCCCACAAAATTTACATTTGTAAGTTCCATCCCCACTGTGCATTACCATGTGTCTTCGAATGCTTGAATGGAAAATAAAGGTTTTTCCACAGACTTTACAAgcgtagggtttctctccagtgtgatcCCTTTCTTGTCTTCTAATGGAGGGGCGATACCTgaaggttttcttatttttaggttGTTGACACTTATATGGCTTTGGTCCATATTCCTGATATTCACATGCCTTGTGTCCAGTGTCACCTCTTGTGTTGATATTAAAAGATGAGTTACCTATGCCAACTTCTGCACACACAAAGCTGTCACATGATTTTACTTCAGGAGAAGCTTTCTTCTCCTGGAAGTTCAGCCTGTCATCTGGAACCTGGGTAAAAGTTTCTCCACAATGACTGTCGTCTTTAATTTCGTTGACTTTCTCTTCTATGAGACTCCTGTAAAACATGAGAAGCACATTATGAAGGGTTTGTTTATAAGTAATTTTATATTCATCAGCAAGTATTGCACTTGCATTTTTAACACTCTCCATCAAAGTGTAGGCTTTCTGCCCTGTCCGAATCGTTTGAAGGTGACTGGACATGTTCTACAAGATGACCCAGCCATacctattgtttaaaaaaatactcataaGGGGCTTCTTAATACTATTCCCATGTAAACTATTTCACAATTACTAAAAACtatatgtcatttttcttttgagtccGGTTCTTGtcctgttgcccatgctggagtgcagtgatatcattgcttactgcagcctttaactcctgaagtctcgagtgatcctcctgccttcgcctcctgagtagctgggactaccgatgcataccacaatgcccagctaattttttgctgttgttgatttgtggtctcattatgttgcacaggttgttcttgaactgctggcctc
This window encodes:
- the LOC100607194 gene encoding zinc finger protein 700; its protein translation is MPCCSHRSCRKDPGTSESREMDPVAFEDVAVNFTQEEWTLLDISQKNLFREVMLETFRNLTSIGKKWKDQNIDYEYQNPRRSFRSLIEEKVNEIKDDSHCGETFTQVPDDRLNFQEKKASPEVKSCDSFVCAEVGIGNSSFNINTRGDTGHKACEYQEYGPKPYKCQQPKNKKTFRYRPSIRRQERDHTGEKPYACKVCGKTFIFHSSIRRHMVMHSGDGTYKCKFCGKGFHSFSLYLIHERTHTGEKPYECKQCGKSFSYFATLQIHERTHTGEKPYECSKCDKAFHSSSSYHRHERSHMGEKPYQCKECGKAFAYTSSVRRHERTHSGKKPYECKQYGEALSYLISFQTHIRMNSGERPYKCKICEKGFYSAKSFQTHEKTHTGEKRYKCKQCGKAFNLSSSFRYHERIHTGEKPYECKQCGKAFRSASQLRVHGGTHTGEKPYECKECGKAFRSTSHLRVHGRTHTGEKPYECKECGKAFRYVKHLQIHERTEKHIRMPSGERPYKCTICGKGFYSAKSFQTHEKTHTGEKPYECNQCGKAFRCCNSLRYHERTHTGEKPYKCKQCGKAFRSASHLRMHERTHTGEKPYECKQCGKAFSCASNLRKHGRTHTGEKPYECKQCGKAFRSASNLQMHERTHTGEKPYECKECEKAFCKFSSFQIHERKHRGEKPYECKYCGNGFTSAKILQVHARTHIGEKHYECKECGKAFNYFSSLHIHARTHMGEKPYECKDCGKAFS